In Acidisarcina polymorpha, the DNA window TGCGTAGAAGCTCGGAAGCCGTTCGGGCGAATCACGATCGCCAATGCTGATGCGGACGCGTATGCCTATACCGATTGCGCCATCGATCAGGCTCATCGCGCGATCAGCGAATTGAAGGTAAGCCAAAAAGCATAAGTGACAATGCGGAGCTTCTCCTAGGGCCAAGGAGATACTTTCTGAGCAAGCGACCAGCCAAATGCTCTAGACTAGAGCGGTATGAAACGTCTTCTTGCGCTGGTGCTCATCCTCGTCGCGTCTCAAGGCATTGCCCAATCCAAGCCGTCGCTGCTCAACGTTCGCAAGATCTACGTCGAAAAGATGGATGACAATCTTGATCACTATCTCACTTCCGAGATATCGAGGAAGTTTCACGGCAACATGACCGTAGTGCTCGACCGCTCGCAAGCCGACGCCATTCTCCGCGGCGTTTCTCTCGGAGCTCAGAACACCAGCAAAGGAACAGTGGAACTGGTCGATCCTTCTGAGAAGGTTGTCCTTTGGTCAGGGACCGCCGGGGATCGCGACGTCAAATTCTTGGCCATGAAACATGGCGGTGAGGAACAAATAGCCGAGAAGCTTGTCGCCCAGATGAAGAAAGCCATGCAGCCTTAAGCCACGCCATTGCCTTGGCCGGAAGAGTGACGGCTTTCAGCGGCTTCGCGCATGGACACCCCTACCTGCTGTCAGAGACAATGGAGGGAATGTTTTCAGCAAGTGGAGAATCTCAATTGAGCCAAACCGGCCGCGTGTCCCGACGCGCGAAAATCAGTGCCCTTGGCACCTATGTCCCCCCCAAAGTTCTAACCAATTTTGACCTCGAAAAGATCATCGATACCTCCGACCAGTGGATCGTGGATCGAGTCGGCATCCGTGAACGCCACATCGCCGAAAAAGATGTTGTCACCAGTGACCTGGCAGTTGAAGCGGCTACTCGATGCCTGTCTTCGCGGGGCATCGCCGCTTCGGAGGTTGAACTCATCATCGTCGCGACCGTCACCCCCGACATGCTTTTTCCCGCGACCGCCTGCTTGGTTCAAGACAAGCTCGGTGCTCACGGGGCCTGGGGCTTCGACCTCTCGGCGGCCTGCTCGGGCTTTGTCTACGCGCTCCAGGTAGGTGCAAAGTTCGTCGAATCCGGTGCTCACTCAAAGGTGCTGGTCATTGGAGCGGACAAGATGTCGTCGATCCTGGATTATAGCGATCGCACGACCTGCATCCTCTTCGGGGACGGTGCTGGAGCGGTTCTCATCGAGCCGGCTGAAGAGGGCGAAACCGGCATGATCGATTACTTACATGAGATCGACGGCTCCGGCGGCCACTCGCTTTATATGCCGGGCGGTGGCAGTCTGAACCCGCCATCGCTGGAGACCATCGCGCAGAGAATGCACTACGTCCACCAGGACGGACAAGCAGTGTATAAGTATGCCGTCCGCAAAATGATGGAGACATGCGAGAGTCTGCTCAAGCGAAACAACATCCAAATCTCCGATCTCAAGCGCTTTATTCCTCACCAGGCCAATAAACGAATCATTCAGGCATGCGCCGAACGATTGGGTCTCAGCGACGATCAGGTGGTCATCAACATCGATCGATACGGCAACACTACCGCCGCGACCATCCCGCTCGCGATGGATACTGCGCGCAACAGCGATCGACTAAACAAGGGCGACCTGATCCTCATCGCTTCCGTCGGTGCCGGCTTTACGGTAGGCGCTTCACTACTCCGGTGGGAGTTTTAAAGAGGGGAAAAAAAAGACATAGACGATGGAAGGCGAGCTCTTGTCTGGTTCCGGGGCATCAGTGAGGAACATCGCCTCACCTTCTACTCAGCCCGACCCGGTCTCTAGGCAGACTTAGGCTTGTGCTTCTTGAGGCATAGTACGCTTCCCGGAAGCGTCATAGGTTTGTCTGCGATACTGCCAGATTCCATAGATGACGCCCGCGACCATCAGGCCGGCGAAGCTCCATCCGATGACCCCGGACCATTCGGCCAGGTTTTTCGTCCACCAGCTGACGACCTTTCGCCCGTAGGTGACAGCTGCCCAGCTTACCAAGCTATAGCGGATCAAGCGCGCAGCATTGTAGGAGACAAGAAACCGCCGCCTCGAGACCCCAAGCGCCCCTGCAGCCAGCAGAAAAGGAGTCAGCGGAATAGGCGGCGGCAGCAAGGCCGGGACCATCACTGACAACATGGAGTGGTTATCGGTCCAGTGCTCGATGCGCGCGCGAAAACGTTTGGGCACGGATCGCTGCAACAATGCTTCGCCTCCCTTTTTGCCGGCGCTCCAGGTGATGTAGCCCCCGATCGCGCTTCCCGTGATGGCACAAGCAGCGAGCAGAAAGGGATTGCCATGGTGAGAGACCAGCAGCAACAACAGCAGATCGGTGCTGCCGGGTAGCGGCAACGGGATGGGGGATGAGTCGAAAATCGCTACCGCGAAAAGTCCCAGTCCGCCCAAATGGGTCAGCCAGTGCGGCAGCACCGAACGACGGGTCCGCTTAGCAGTATGCCTCGCAGTCGCTGAAGCAATTTTTTGAAGGGCTGCCATCTAAACTGTTGGACGCATAATCCCGGCAGGAGGCTCGAAAGTTTCTCGCCTTGACATTCAGTTCCTGATGTTTCTGTCACATAAAGTTTAATTCAGGTTCTTCTGGTAGCACGGAATATTCATGAGCATAACGGAAAAACGTGCGCAGTCCGTCCTTGCAGGCCTGGTCGAGCACGTAGTGAATATTCTCGGTTAAGTAGGCTCGAATAATTGACTTCGACAAAGCGATACGGCTGGCCCACTCCTCGACCAGATCGTCGATGTGGGTGAGGCCATGGTTGCGGGAGTGTACGAAATCGGCGACCAGCTCTTCCCGGGACAACGAAGTCCCTTTGAGGGCATCCGCTCGCATCGTCCAGAAGGCGGAAACCCATGGCACACCGGTCTTCTGCTGCCATTCACGAGCAAGGTCGATATAGAGCAGCTCTTCGCCGGTACGGTCGGCTCTTGCCTGGCTGTCTTCAAGCGCGATCAACGCAGGATCCCCGATCAGCAGGGCGGCATCCGCGATCCGCAGCATCTTGTCGAGTTGCGGTTCAACGGGAATGAACCTGGCTTGAGGATTCCAATATTTGCGGAAGAGAATCTCCGTGTAGGCCGCGGACGTGAGCGAAGACGTATCCATTGCTACCGTCTGGGCGGCTCCGGGGCCAGATTCGCGAGTGACTAGCAGAATGGAGCGAATGTTTCCTTTGGCGGCAATCGTGCAGCCAGGAATGATCAACATCGTGGGATCGATGGCATACGCCGCTGCAGGAACCAGGCCAATGTCCGCCTGACCGGTGAAAAGATCCTCCGCGCAGCGCGAGGGGGTTGAGTAGCGGATGTCATACCGTTCGGCCAGACGGGATTTCTCCGGCTCATGTTCAAAGTCCCACATCAAGGGAGCAGGATTGAGGAAGTCGATGGCAGCAAGGCGCAGGCGAGCGGAAGATGAAGTGTTCACTTACCAGTGTACCGGCACTCCGAGAGCTTCGCGGGGTTGCGCGACAAACAGGTTGCGTCCCAGAAACGCCTAGCGCCCGGCATGAAGCTGGTACAACAGGAAACCGGTGATCGACAGAACGACGACGATCACAGTCAGAATCAGACCGCCGAGCAGCAGCGATACGGTTCTCTCCTGTTTCGGGGTGGAAGGCTGAGTGATGCCAAAGGTGTTAATGAAAGCCGAGGCGAGGAAGTGTAAGAGGCCCATCGTCAGTGACCTATTTCCCTCAGCTGGCGGTCCAGCTGAATTTTTTCGTTGGAGAGAGCCGCGACCTGGGCCCAGTCACCCTTCCGTTCAGCCTCAGCTAAGGAGGCGCGCAGCCCCCGCTGACGGCGGCTCAGGTAGTGGTGGTGCAGCGGCTGCAGCGCAGCCGTCACCTGATCGAGGGTGACCGGTTCCGATTCAGCGAAGAGGACTTGCGCCACCATCTGGCGATCTCGCCCTTCGGTCAGCGCCTCTACTGGATCGCCGCTCCCGCGGTTTCGAAGTGCCTCGAGCAGTGAAGCGACTGATAGTTCTTCGAAGATGTGTGGCTCGCGGTCAAGTGCCGCCGCGGCAGCCATGTATGCAGGATCATCCGGCAATGCGGCAAAGGCCCGGATCAAGACCCGCTCGCATTCATTGAAGCCCACGCTGTTTGAAGAGATTGCATCCCGCCGTTTCGCCGCTGCTTGTCGTAACTCCTCGCGCAAGACTGCCGAATCAATGGAGAGCTTTTGGGCCGCGTTGGCGGCGAACTCATCCCGGGCAAGCAGGTTGGGCATCCTGCGAATATGCGGCAACAGATAGTTCAGCGCCTTGACCTTTGCCTCAGGACTTCGTGAGGGAAAGAGCTGCCGCGCTCGTTCGATGAGGTAATCGGGTAAGGCCTGCGCGGTCCGGGCCGCGGTGTGGTAGGCGGCCGCTCCGCGCTCACGGACGTACCTGTCCGGGTCGAGCCCGTCCTCGAGAGTGATGACCTTGACGGTAAAACCCTCTTCAGTAAGCAGCGCAATGGATTTCTCGGCAGCATTCGCGCCCGCTGTATCGGGATCGAAATTCACCGCCACCTGAGTGCAGTGTCGTTTCAGAAGATTCACCTGGTATTCGGTAAAGGCAGTGCCGCTGGTCGCGAGCACGTTCTGCACACCCGTCATGTACACCGAAATACAATCCATCTGGCCCTCGACGAGCAAGGCAAAGTTCAGTTGGCGGATTGCGGCCCGTGCCTTATCCAGATTGAAGAGCACCTGGCCCTTCGAATAAAGCGGCGTCTCGGGCGAATTCAGGTATTTTGGCCCAGCCTTTTCATTGCCAGCCGTCGCCGAATCCAAAGCACGTGCCGTAAAAGCGATCACCCTCCCAGACTCATTCATGATCGGAAAAGTGATTCTCTTCCGAAAACGCGAATAAAGCGGCCCCGGCGATCCGTCTTCCTGCTCCTTCCAGGAAAAGAGACCGGAGGCGCGCAGGCTCTCTGCGTCCACTCCCGAGGCAAGCCGGTCACGGAGCGCGGTATAGGAGTCGGGCGCAAAGCCGATGCGGAACTTGGCGATCGCTTCAGGAGTGACGCCGCGGCCGGTGAGGTATTCGCGGGCGCCCGCGCCTTCCGGCGAACGGAGCTGCTCCTGAAACCACACGGTCGCAGCCTCATGCAGATCCAGAAGCTTGCCGCGCTGCCGGCTCTCCTGCGCTTCCTCGGGTGAGTTGAAGTCCCGCTTCGGCAGCGGAATGCCGCATTTCTGAGCGACTGCTCGGACTGCTTCCGGAAAACTCAGGTTCTCAATCTTTTGCAGGAAGCTGAACACATCGCCAGACTGCCCGCAACCAAAGCAGTGGTAGAACTGCCGTGTGGCGTGGACCGAGAACGAAGGAGATTTCTCGCTGTGAAACGGACAGAGCCCTTGAAAGTTCTGAGCTCCAGACTTCTTCAGCCGCACATAATCGCCGATGATCTTGACGATGTCTGCCTGCTGTTTCACGGTCTGGGCGAAGTCGTTGGCCATGGGATGGGTCTGGAGCCAGTGTAAATCTTCCGGGTCCGTCCACTCAGCCTTAGTGGAGCCTTGCTCACTCTCGAAAATTTGAGGTGTCAAATCTCTTAGGCAGCGTGCCTGCTGAGCTTCACTGGCGGGCCGTCTAGTAGGTTGAACTGCCGGAAAAGAGTATCCTAAGAAGATATGAAGAAACAGCGCTCAGCTCCGCCGCCATGTAGCGGCTCCCTCACCTCCGTCCAGGGTCATCGGCCGGCGGCAGACGGCAAAACAGGTGTCTGCGGTACTTGCGGCTCCAGTGTGCCTTTTACGATCGATGTCTCTGCCCGGCCCGTTCCTCGTTTTCACAAGTCCGGCCCTCGGTGAGCAT includes these proteins:
- a CDS encoding DedA family protein; translated protein: MAALQKIASATARHTAKRTRRSVLPHWLTHLGGLGLFAVAIFDSSPIPLPLPGSTDLLLLLLVSHHGNPFLLAACAITGSAIGGYITWSAGKKGGEALLQRSVPKRFRARIEHWTDNHSMLSVMVPALLPPPIPLTPFLLAAGALGVSRRRFLVSYNAARLIRYSLVSWAAVTYGRKVVSWWTKNLAEWSGVIGWSFAGLMVAGVIYGIWQYRRQTYDASGKRTMPQEAQA
- a CDS encoding menaquinone biosynthetic enzyme MqnA/MqnD family protein, with the protein product MNTSSSARLRLAAIDFLNPAPLMWDFEHEPEKSRLAERYDIRYSTPSRCAEDLFTGQADIGLVPAAAYAIDPTMLIIPGCTIAAKGNIRSILLVTRESGPGAAQTVAMDTSSLTSAAYTEILFRKYWNPQARFIPVEPQLDKMLRIADAALLIGDPALIALEDSQARADRTGEELLYIDLAREWQQKTGVPWVSAFWTMRADALKGTSLSREELVADFVHSRNHGLTHIDDLVEEWASRIALSKSIIRAYLTENIHYVLDQACKDGLRTFFRYAHEYSVLPEEPELNFM
- the dnaG gene encoding DNA primase, which gives rise to MTPQIFESEQGSTKAEWTDPEDLHWLQTHPMANDFAQTVKQQADIVKIIGDYVRLKKSGAQNFQGLCPFHSEKSPSFSVHATRQFYHCFGCGQSGDVFSFLQKIENLSFPEAVRAVAQKCGIPLPKRDFNSPEEAQESRQRGKLLDLHEAATVWFQEQLRSPEGAGAREYLTGRGVTPEAIAKFRIGFAPDSYTALRDRLASGVDAESLRASGLFSWKEQEDGSPGPLYSRFRKRITFPIMNESGRVIAFTARALDSATAGNEKAGPKYLNSPETPLYSKGQVLFNLDKARAAIRQLNFALLVEGQMDCISVYMTGVQNVLATSGTAFTEYQVNLLKRHCTQVAVNFDPDTAGANAAEKSIALLTEEGFTVKVITLEDGLDPDRYVRERGAAAYHTAARTAQALPDYLIERARQLFPSRSPEAKVKALNYLLPHIRRMPNLLARDEFAANAAQKLSIDSAVLREELRQAAAKRRDAISSNSVGFNECERVLIRAFAALPDDPAYMAAAAALDREPHIFEELSVASLLEALRNRGSGDPVEALTEGRDRQMVAQVLFAESEPVTLDQVTAALQPLHHHYLSRRQRGLRASLAEAERKGDWAQVAALSNEKIQLDRQLREIGH
- a CDS encoding beta-ketoacyl-ACP synthase III, whose product is MFSASGESQLSQTGRVSRRAKISALGTYVPPKVLTNFDLEKIIDTSDQWIVDRVGIRERHIAEKDVVTSDLAVEAATRCLSSRGIAASEVELIIVATVTPDMLFPATACLVQDKLGAHGAWGFDLSAACSGFVYALQVGAKFVESGAHSKVLVIGADKMSSILDYSDRTTCILFGDGAGAVLIEPAEEGETGMIDYLHEIDGSGGHSLYMPGGGSLNPPSLETIAQRMHYVHQDGQAVYKYAVRKMMETCESLLKRNNIQISDLKRFIPHQANKRIIQACAERLGLSDDQVVINIDRYGNTTAATIPLAMDTARNSDRLNKGDLILIASVGAGFTVGASLLRWEF